In a genomic window of Streptomyces sp. NBC_01142:
- the ispG gene encoding flavodoxin-dependent (E)-4-hydroxy-3-methylbut-2-enyl-diphosphate synthase produces the protein MTAISLGMPSVPTKLADRRVTRKIQVGSVAVGGDAPVSVQSMTTTRTSDVGATLQQIAELTASGCQIVRVACPTQDDADALATIARKSQIPVIADIHFQPKYVFAAIDAGCAAVRVNPGNIKQFDDKVKEIARAASAAGTPIRIGVNAGSLDARLLRKYGKATPEALVESALWEASLFEEHGFRDIKISVKHNDPVVMVNAYRQLAAQSDYPLHLGVTEAGPAFQGTIKSAVAFGALLSEGIGDTIRVSLSAPPVEEVKVGLQILESLNLKQRRLEIVSCPSCGRAQVDVYKLADQVSAGLEGMEVPLRVAVMGCVVNGPGEAREADLGVASGNGKGQIFVKGEVIKTVPESKIVETLIEEAMKIAEQMERDGVPSGMPVVDAVGEPEVSVR, from the coding sequence ATGACTGCAATTTCTCTCGGAATGCCGTCCGTTCCGACGAAGCTCGCCGACCGGAGGGTCACCCGCAAGATCCAGGTCGGCTCGGTGGCCGTGGGCGGGGATGCCCCCGTGTCGGTGCAGTCGATGACGACGACCAGGACTTCCGATGTCGGGGCGACGCTGCAGCAGATCGCCGAGCTGACGGCGTCGGGCTGTCAGATCGTGCGGGTGGCCTGTCCCACTCAGGACGACGCGGACGCGCTGGCGACGATCGCGCGCAAGTCGCAGATCCCGGTGATCGCGGATATTCACTTCCAGCCGAAGTACGTCTTCGCGGCGATCGACGCGGGCTGTGCGGCGGTCCGGGTCAATCCGGGCAATATCAAGCAGTTCGACGACAAGGTCAAGGAGATCGCCAGGGCGGCCTCCGCGGCCGGCACCCCGATCCGTATCGGCGTCAACGCCGGTTCGCTGGACGCGCGGCTGCTGAGGAAGTACGGCAAGGCCACCCCGGAGGCGCTGGTGGAGTCCGCGCTGTGGGAGGCGTCCCTCTTCGAGGAGCACGGTTTCCGTGACATCAAGATCTCGGTCAAGCACAACGATCCGGTCGTGATGGTCAACGCCTACCGCCAGCTGGCCGCGCAGAGCGACTACCCCCTGCACCTCGGCGTCACCGAGGCCGGTCCCGCCTTCCAGGGCACCATCAAGTCCGCGGTCGCCTTCGGTGCGCTGCTGAGCGAGGGCATCGGCGACACGATCCGTGTCTCGCTCTCCGCGCCGCCCGTCGAGGAGGTCAAGGTCGGCCTCCAGATCCTGGAGTCGCTCAACCTCAAGCAGCGCCGCCTGGAGATCGTCTCCTGCCCCTCCTGCGGCCGCGCCCAGGTCGACGTCTACAAGCTCGCCGACCAGGTCAGTGCCGGTCTGGAGGGCATGGAGGTGCCGCTGCGCGTCGCGGTCATGGGCTGTGTCGTCAACGGCCCGGGCGAGGCGAGGGAAGCGGACCTCGGTGTGGCGTCGGGCAACGGCAAGGGCCAGATCTTCGTGAAGGGCGAGGTCATCAAGACCGTTCCCGAGTCGAAGATCGTCGAGACCCTCATCGAAGAGGCGATGAAGATCGCCGAGCAGATGGAGAGGGACGGCGTCCCCTCCGGGATGCCGGTGGTCGATGCCGTGGGCGAGCCCGAGGTCTCCGTCCGCTGA
- a CDS encoding GNAT family N-acetyltransferase — translation MTQTTTRVLEPSDLGAALAILESEPVANAFVTSRVQVAGLDPWRLGGEMWGWYADGRLRSLCYSGANLVPICATPEAVRGFADRARRAGRRCSSIVGPAESTAQLWRLLEPGWGPARDVRGHQPLMVTEQLADGIEPDPYVRRIRKDEMDVIMPACISMFTEEVGISPMTGDGGLLYQARVAELVGAGRAFARIDDGKVVFKAEIGAATSQACQIQGVWVAPEFRGRGLSETGMAAVLRYALADVAPVVSLYVNDYNTAARAAYRRVGFSEVGAFMSVLF, via the coding sequence TTGACGCAGACCACCACCCGGGTCCTCGAACCCAGCGACCTCGGCGCAGCGCTCGCCATCCTTGAGAGCGAGCCCGTGGCGAACGCTTTCGTCACATCCCGTGTCCAGGTCGCCGGGCTCGACCCCTGGCGCCTCGGCGGCGAGATGTGGGGCTGGTACGCGGACGGACGGCTGCGCTCGCTCTGCTACTCCGGCGCCAATCTTGTTCCCATCTGCGCCACCCCCGAAGCCGTGCGCGGCTTCGCCGACCGGGCACGCAGGGCGGGCCGTCGTTGCTCCTCCATCGTCGGCCCGGCCGAGTCCACCGCCCAGTTGTGGCGTCTCCTCGAGCCGGGCTGGGGCCCGGCCAGGGACGTACGCGGCCATCAGCCGCTCATGGTGACCGAGCAGCTCGCGGACGGCATCGAGCCCGATCCGTACGTCCGCCGCATCCGCAAGGACGAGATGGACGTGATCATGCCGGCGTGCATCTCCATGTTCACCGAGGAGGTCGGCATCTCGCCGATGACCGGCGACGGTGGACTGCTCTACCAGGCGAGAGTGGCCGAACTGGTCGGCGCCGGGCGGGCGTTCGCCCGCATCGACGACGGCAAGGTCGTCTTCAAGGCCGAGATCGGCGCGGCCACGTCCCAGGCCTGCCAGATCCAGGGGGTGTGGGTCGCCCCGGAGTTCCGCGGCCGCGGGCTGTCCGAGACCGGTATGGCGGCGGTGCTGCGCTACGCGCTGGCGGACGTCGCGCCGGTGGTCAGCCTGTACGTCAACGACTACAACACCGCGGCCAGGGCGGCGTACCGGCGGGTCGGCTTCAGTGAGGTCGGTGCCTTCATGAGCGTGCTGTTCTGA
- a CDS encoding GNAT family N-acetyltransferase: MAALSGGGPATPSVAIGPVDLADRVDDALAVQALAFGLSDDEIDVRRFIVLRHLLHPGARALGAMTESGRLVGFVYGMPNDRTHWWSTVVEPYLRNTGSDAWLDDSFVITELHVHPDFQGRGIGRTLITTITDGAGQPRSILSAIDIESPARGLYRRLGYQDLARQVMFPSAPSPYAVMGATLPLLREN; the protein is encoded by the coding sequence ATGGCAGCACTTTCTGGAGGCGGACCCGCGACACCCAGCGTTGCGATCGGACCGGTCGATCTCGCCGACCGGGTGGACGACGCCCTCGCGGTGCAGGCCCTCGCCTTCGGTCTCAGCGACGACGAGATCGACGTACGCCGCTTCATCGTGCTCCGGCACCTCCTCCACCCCGGGGCCCGCGCGCTCGGGGCGATGACGGAGTCCGGCCGGCTCGTCGGATTCGTGTACGGAATGCCGAACGACCGCACCCACTGGTGGTCCACCGTCGTCGAACCGTATCTGCGCAACACCGGCTCCGACGCGTGGCTCGACGACTCCTTCGTCATCACCGAACTTCATGTCCACCCCGACTTCCAGGGGCGGGGCATCGGCCGCACACTGATCACCACGATCACCGACGGGGCCGGCCAGCCGCGCTCCATCCTGTCCGCCATCGACATCGAGAGCCCGGCCCGCGGCCTGTACCGCAGGCTCGGATACCAGGACCTCGCGCGCCAGGTGATGTTCCCCAGTGCGCCCAGTCCGTACGCCGTGATGGGCGCCACGCTGCCGCTGCTCCGCGAGAACTGA
- a CDS encoding proline--tRNA ligase produces MAQVQRMSRLMIKTLRDDPADAETLNHKLLVRAGYVRRNAAGIWSWLPLGKQVLENVTRVVREEMDAIGAQEVLLPALLPKEPYEATGRWEEYGAELFRLKDRKGADYLLGPTHEEIFTQLVKDQCTSYKDLPVILYQIQTKYRDEARPRAGILRGREFQMKDSYSFDTTDEGLAESYALHREAYIKIFQRLGLDHRIVSAISGAMGGSASEEFLAPAPAGEDTFVDCPNCEFAANTEAVTFRTEPEDASGIGPVEELDTPDTPTIESLAAHLGVPASATLKNLLVKVDGEIVAVGVPGDREVDLGKLSDHLAPAVVELVTAEDFADRPDLVRGYVGPQGLKIRYIADPRVAPGTAWVTGANKPDTHAKNVVAGRDFEVDEYLDVVVVEDGDPCPLCGSDLSLDRAIEIGHIFQLGRKYADAFQLDVLGQQGKPVRVTMGSYGIGVSRAVAALAEQTADDKGLCWPREIAPADVHVVAAGKALQTELAIEVAEKLAAAGLRVLVDERPGVSPGVKFTDAELIGVPKILVAGRRSAEGVVELKDRRTGEREELTVAEAIARLSA; encoded by the coding sequence ATGGCCCAGGTCCAGCGCATGTCCCGTCTGATGATCAAGACATTGCGCGACGACCCGGCGGACGCCGAGACGCTCAATCACAAGCTGCTGGTGCGCGCCGGGTATGTCCGCCGCAACGCCGCGGGCATCTGGAGCTGGCTGCCGCTCGGCAAGCAGGTCCTGGAGAACGTCACGCGTGTGGTGCGCGAGGAGATGGACGCGATCGGCGCGCAGGAGGTGCTGCTGCCGGCGCTGCTGCCCAAGGAGCCGTACGAGGCAACGGGCCGCTGGGAGGAGTACGGCGCCGAGCTGTTCCGCCTCAAGGACCGCAAGGGGGCCGACTATCTCCTGGGCCCGACGCACGAGGAGATCTTCACCCAGCTGGTCAAGGACCAGTGCACGTCCTACAAGGACCTGCCGGTGATCCTCTACCAGATCCAGACGAAGTACCGCGACGAGGCACGTCCGCGCGCGGGCATCCTGCGCGGCCGTGAGTTCCAGATGAAGGACTCGTACTCCTTCGACACGACCGACGAGGGCCTGGCCGAGTCGTACGCCCTGCACCGCGAGGCGTACATCAAGATCTTCCAGCGGCTGGGCCTGGACCACCGGATCGTCTCGGCGATCTCGGGCGCGATGGGCGGCTCGGCGTCGGAGGAGTTCCTGGCACCGGCCCCGGCCGGCGAGGACACCTTTGTGGACTGCCCGAACTGCGAGTTCGCGGCCAACACCGAAGCCGTGACCTTCAGGACCGAGCCGGAGGACGCCTCCGGGATCGGCCCGGTCGAGGAGCTGGACACCCCCGACACCCCGACGATCGAGTCGCTCGCCGCGCACCTGGGTGTACCGGCTTCCGCCACCCTGAAGAACCTGCTGGTCAAGGTGGACGGCGAGATCGTCGCGGTGGGCGTGCCGGGCGACCGCGAGGTGGACCTCGGCAAGCTCTCCGACCACCTGGCCCCGGCAGTCGTCGAGCTGGTCACCGCAGAGGACTTCGCCGACCGCCCAGACTTGGTGCGCGGCTATGTCGGCCCGCAGGGCCTGAAGATCCGCTACATCGCTGACCCGCGCGTCGCGCCGGGCACGGCCTGGGTCACCGGCGCCAACAAGCCCGACACGCATGCGAAGAATGTCGTTGCCGGCCGCGACTTCGAGGTCGACGAGTACCTCGACGTCGTCGTGGTCGAGGACGGCGACCCCTGCCCGCTGTGCGGCAGCGACCTCAGCCTCGACCGCGCGATCGAGATCGGTCACATCTTCCAGCTGGGCCGCAAGTACGCCGACGCCTTCCAGCTCGATGTACTGGGCCAGCAGGGCAAGCCGGTCCGCGTGACCATGGGCTCGTACGGCATCGGCGTCTCGCGCGCGGTGGCGGCGCTGGCCGAGCAGACGGCCGACGACAAGGGTCTGTGCTGGCCGCGCGAGATCGCGCCGGCGGATGTCCACGTGGTGGCGGCGGGCAAGGCGCTCCAGACGGAGCTGGCGATCGAGGTCGCGGAGAAGCTCGCGGCGGCGGGCCTGCGGGTGCTGGTCGACGAGCGCCCCGGAGTCTCCCCGGGCGTGAAGTTCACCGACGCGGAGCTGATCGGCGTCCCGAAGATCCTGGTGGCGGGCCGTCGCTCGGCCGAGGGCGTGGTGGAACTCAAGGACCGCCGCACCGGAGAGCGCGAGGAACTGACGGTGGCCGAGGCGATCGCCCGCCTCAGCGCCTGA
- a CDS encoding aminoglycoside phosphotransferase family protein: MAFEPPQRLVRALGESDDWLGQLPKIAQEAVDRHGLEVERVVVPGGRSSLVVLVRRPDGTPAALKIAPPLASPALEQAALEHWDGWGAVRLLARAEDALLLERLHPEVSLRSLPEAKALLEAAGTVRRLWIEPPAGHGFETVAERTAREAEAVRGFGDPTAAGLVSAAVAARDELTASSPELLLLHGNFRQGKVLGGDRTPWLAVGPEPLVGERAYDLARLVRDRVEDLIAASAGAAAARRRVNRLADSLEVDRERLRGWTLFRAVESGTRAIRAGRRQEGELALEFASWL, translated from the coding sequence ATGGCTTTCGAACCGCCACAGCGGCTCGTCCGGGCACTCGGCGAGAGTGACGACTGGCTCGGGCAGTTGCCCAAGATCGCCCAGGAGGCGGTGGACCGGCACGGGCTGGAGGTCGAGCGCGTGGTGGTGCCGGGCGGCCGGAGCAGCCTGGTCGTTCTCGTACGCCGGCCCGACGGCACCCCCGCGGCCCTGAAGATCGCGCCGCCCCTCGCCTCCCCCGCGCTGGAACAAGCGGCGCTGGAGCACTGGGACGGGTGGGGCGCGGTGCGTCTGCTCGCACGTGCGGAGGACGCCCTGCTGCTGGAGCGGCTGCACCCGGAGGTCTCGCTGCGGTCCCTGCCGGAGGCGAAGGCCCTGCTGGAGGCGGCGGGAACGGTACGGCGGCTGTGGATCGAGCCGCCCGCCGGCCACGGCTTCGAGACGGTCGCCGAGCGCACGGCGCGCGAGGCGGAGGCGGTGCGGGGCTTCGGCGACCCGACGGCGGCCGGGCTGGTCTCGGCGGCCGTGGCCGCCCGCGACGAGCTCACCGCGTCCTCGCCCGAACTCCTGCTGCTGCACGGCAACTTCCGCCAGGGCAAGGTGCTCGGCGGCGACCGTACGCCGTGGCTGGCGGTCGGCCCGGAACCACTCGTCGGCGAACGCGCCTACGACTTGGCGCGCCTGGTCCGCGACCGGGTGGAGGACCTGATCGCCGCCTCCGCGGGGGCAGCGGCGGCCCGCCGCAGGGTCAACAGGCTCGCGGACTCCCTGGAGGTGGACCGCGAACGCCTGCGCGGCTGGACGCTGTTCCGCGCGGTGGAGTCGGGAACGCGGGCGATCAGGGCGGGACGCCGCCAGGAGGGCGAACTGGCGCTGGAGTTCGCGTCCTGGCTGTAG
- a CDS encoding ferritin-like domain-containing protein encodes MSTLDAVQAALAAEHAAVYGYGVVGARIGKDREGEATAGYDAHRARRDALARTVRDLDGKPVASEAAYALPFPVPDAAAAVRLAAVLEDRVAGVYSDLVRAAEGPLRQEAAGALREAAVRAVRWRGSGVAFPGLAERTGSRAR; translated from the coding sequence ATGAGCACACTGGACGCCGTACAGGCCGCGCTCGCCGCGGAACATGCGGCGGTGTACGGATACGGGGTCGTCGGCGCCCGGATCGGCAAGGACCGCGAGGGCGAGGCCACCGCCGGGTACGACGCGCACCGGGCCCGGCGGGACGCGCTGGCGCGCACCGTGCGTGACCTGGACGGGAAGCCGGTCGCGTCGGAGGCGGCGTACGCTCTGCCCTTCCCGGTGCCGGACGCGGCCGCGGCGGTCCGCCTCGCCGCGGTGCTGGAGGACCGGGTCGCGGGCGTCTACTCCGATCTCGTACGGGCCGCGGAGGGGCCGCTGCGGCAGGAGGCCGCGGGCGCGCTGCGCGAGGCGGCCGTCCGTGCGGTGCGCTGGCGCGGCAGCGGCGTAGCCTTTCCTGGGCTCGCCGAGCGGACCGGCAGTCGAGCGCGCTGA
- the rimP gene encoding ribosome maturation factor RimP: protein MSTTQSDRLRGLLEPLVSAADLDLEEIEVSRAGRRGMLRIIVDSDEGVELDACAELSRAISEKLDESDAMGEGEYVLEVSSPGADRPLTQHRHYVRAVGRLVKLQLHEGGELVARILTVDDEGLDLEVPGVKGRKPTARRVTFADIAKARVEIEFNRKDKKEEEA, encoded by the coding sequence ATGAGCACCACCCAGAGCGACAGGCTGCGCGGGCTGCTGGAACCGCTCGTCAGCGCCGCGGACCTGGATCTGGAAGAGATCGAGGTGTCCCGGGCGGGCAGACGCGGCATGCTGAGGATCATCGTGGACTCCGACGAGGGCGTCGAGCTGGACGCCTGCGCAGAGCTCAGCCGCGCCATCTCCGAGAAGCTCGACGAGAGTGACGCGATGGGAGAGGGCGAGTACGTCCTCGAGGTGAGCTCGCCCGGAGCCGACCGTCCCCTGACCCAGCACCGCCACTATGTGCGCGCCGTCGGACGGCTGGTGAAGCTGCAGCTGCACGAGGGCGGCGAGCTGGTGGCCCGCATCCTCACCGTGGACGACGAGGGACTCGACCTCGAAGTGCCGGGCGTGAAGGGGCGCAAGCCCACCGCCCGCCGTGTCACCTTCGCGGACATCGCCAAGGCCCGCGTGGAGATCGAGTTCAACCGCAAGGACAAGAAGGAAGAGGAGGCGTAG
- the nusA gene encoding transcription termination factor NusA, translating to MDIDVKLLKGLAQEKEIPFDLLVEAIESALLIAYHRTEGSRRHARVVLSRDTGHVTVWAKEEAADLEEGQEPKEFDDTPSDFGRIAATTARQVIQQRLRDAENDVTFGEYARREGDVVAGMVQQGKDPKNVLVKLDDKLEAILPVQEQVPGEEYTHGLRLRTYVVRVAKGVRGPSVTLSRTHPNLVKKLFALEVPEIADGSVEIAAIAREAGHRTKIAVRSTRSGLNAKGACIGPMGGRVRNVMAELLGEKIDIVDWSDDPAEMVANALSPARVSKVEVVDLGARSARVTVPDYQLSLAIGKEGQNARLAARLTGWRIDIRPDTEQPDQGSDQG from the coding sequence GTGGACATCGACGTGAAGCTCCTGAAGGGCTTGGCACAAGAGAAGGAGATCCCCTTCGACCTGCTGGTCGAGGCGATCGAGTCGGCCCTCCTCATCGCGTACCACCGCACCGAGGGCAGCCGCCGCCACGCGCGCGTCGTGCTCAGCCGGGACACCGGCCATGTGACGGTGTGGGCGAAGGAGGAGGCGGCCGACCTCGAAGAGGGCCAGGAGCCCAAGGAGTTCGACGACACCCCGTCGGACTTCGGCCGGATCGCCGCCACCACCGCCCGCCAGGTCATCCAGCAGCGGCTGCGGGACGCGGAGAACGACGTCACCTTCGGCGAGTACGCCCGCCGTGAGGGCGATGTCGTCGCCGGTATGGTGCAGCAGGGCAAGGACCCCAAGAACGTCCTGGTCAAGCTGGACGACAAGCTCGAGGCGATCCTGCCGGTGCAGGAGCAGGTGCCGGGCGAGGAGTACACCCACGGCCTGCGGCTGCGTACGTACGTGGTCCGGGTGGCCAAGGGTGTGCGCGGACCGTCCGTGACGCTGTCCCGTACCCACCCCAACCTGGTGAAGAAGCTCTTCGCGCTGGAGGTCCCGGAGATCGCGGACGGCAGCGTCGAGATCGCGGCGATCGCCCGCGAGGCCGGCCACCGCACCAAGATCGCCGTCCGTTCGACCCGCTCGGGCCTCAATGCCAAGGGCGCCTGCATCGGCCCGATGGGCGGGCGTGTGCGTAATGTCATGGCCGAGCTGCTCGGCGAGAAGATCGACATCGTCGACTGGTCGGACGACCCGGCCGAGATGGTGGCGAACGCCCTCTCGCCGGCCCGCGTCAGCAAGGTCGAGGTCGTCGATCTGGGCGCACGTTCCGCGCGGGTGACCGTGCCGGACTACCAGCTGTCGCTGGCGATCGGCAAGGAAGGGCAGAACGCCCGGCTGGCCGCCCGCCTCACCGGCTGGCGCATCGACATCCGCCCCGACACGGAGCAGCCCGACCAGGGCTCCGACCAGGGCTGA
- a CDS encoding YlxR family protein — protein MSGRTQTRVCPERTCVGCRERAVKRDLLRIVMTEDACVPDDRGTLPGRGAYVHPALVCLDLAVRRRAFPRAFRVKGPLGTAEIRRYVEQAAL, from the coding sequence GTGTCTGGCCGGACGCAGACCCGCGTATGCCCTGAGCGAACCTGTGTGGGATGCCGGGAGCGAGCGGTCAAGCGCGATCTGCTGCGCATCGTGATGACCGAGGACGCCTGCGTCCCCGATGATCGCGGTACGCTGCCCGGCCGGGGTGCGTACGTTCACCCCGCCTTGGTCTGTCTCGACCTGGCGGTCCGCCGCCGGGCGTTTCCCCGGGCCTTCAGGGTCAAGGGACCACTCGGTACCGCCGAAATCAGGCGGTACGTCGAGCAGGCAGCACTGTAA
- the infB gene encoding translation initiation factor IF-2 — translation MAKVRVYELAKEFGVESKVVMAKLQELGEFVRSASSTIEAPVVRKLTDALQGPGGNAGKSAAKPGAPRKAAPAKPGAPSPAPSARPAAPKPGAPAPKPAAAEAPVSSTPTAPSPTAGGPRPGPKPAPAKPAPAAPVPAAEFSAPAPAQPAAPQAPRPAGATPGPRPARPAPAGGQRDGGQRDGGQRDGGRGGERPARPAGQGAPRPGGNRPAGPRPGNNPFTSGGSTGMARPQAPRPGGAPRPGGAGAPGGAPRPQGGPGGAPRPQGQGGARPSPGGMPRPQGGAPRPGGAPGGNRPNPGMMPQRPAAGPRPGGGPGGGGGRGPGGGGGRPGGAGAGRPGGGGGFAGRPAGPGGGRPGGGGGFAGRPGGGGPGGGGGFGGGGGRPGFGGRPGGPGGRGGTQGAFGRPGGPARRGRKSKRQRRQEYEAMQAPSVGGVMLPRGNGQSVRLSRGASLTDFAEKINANPASLVGVMMNLGEMVTATQSVSDETLKMLADEMNFVLEIVSPEEEDRELLESFDIEFGEDEGGEEFLVARPPVVTVMGHVDHGKTRLLDAIRKTNVVAGEAGGITQHIGAYQVGTEVNGEERKITFIDTPGHEAFTAMRARGAKSTDIAILVVAANDGVMPQTIEALNHAKAAGVPIVVAVNKIDVEGADPVKVRGQLTEFGLVAEEYGGDTMFVDISAKQGLHIDSLLEAVVLTADASLDLRANPEQDAQGIAIEAHLDRGRGAVATVLVQRGTLRVGDTMVAGDAYGRVRAMLDDNGNNVEEAGPATPVLVLGLTNVPGAGDNFLVVDEDRTARQIAEKRAARERNANFARKGVRFSLENLDEALKAGLVQELNLIIKGDASGSVEALESSLLQLDVGEEVDIRVLHRGVGAVTESDIDLAMGSDAIVIGFNVRAAGRAQQMAEREGVDVRYYSVIYQAIEEIEAALKGLLKPEYEEVELGTAEIREIFRSSKLGNIAGVLIRSGEVKRNTKARLIRDGKVIAEDLNIQGLRRFKDDVTEIREGFEGGINLGNFNDIKIDDVIATYEMREKPRG, via the coding sequence GTGGCTAAGGTCCGGGTATACGAACTCGCCAAGGAGTTCGGCGTCGAGAGCAAGGTCGTCATGGCCAAGCTCCAAGAACTCGGTGAATTCGTCCGTTCGGCGTCCTCGACGATCGAGGCGCCGGTTGTACGCAAGTTGACTGACGCACTGCAGGGGCCCGGCGGCAACGCCGGCAAGTCCGCTGCCAAGCCTGGCGCGCCTCGCAAGGCCGCGCCTGCCAAGCCCGGCGCGCCCTCCCCGGCGCCGTCGGCACGTCCCGCTGCCCCCAAGCCCGGCGCCCCGGCTCCCAAGCCGGCCGCGGCCGAGGCACCCGTGAGCAGCACCCCCACAGCGCCGTCTCCGACGGCGGGTGGCCCCCGTCCGGGTCCCAAGCCCGCGCCGGCCAAGCCCGCTCCGGCGGCTCCGGTGCCCGCAGCCGAGTTCTCGGCTCCGGCTCCGGCCCAGCCCGCCGCACCGCAGGCCCCGCGTCCCGCGGGTGCCACGCCCGGCCCGCGTCCCGCCCGTCCGGCTCCGGCCGGCGGTCAGCGTGACGGCGGTCAGCGCGACGGTGGCCAGCGTGACGGTGGCCGTGGTGGCGAGCGTCCCGCACGTCCCGCCGGTCAGGGCGCCCCGCGCCCCGGCGGCAACCGTCCGGCCGGTCCCCGTCCGGGCAACAACCCCTTCACCTCGGGTGGCTCCACCGGAATGGCGCGCCCGCAGGCGCCCCGTCCGGGTGGCGCTCCGCGTCCCGGCGGTGCCGGTGCCCCCGGTGGCGCCCCGCGTCCGCAGGGTGGTCCCGGTGGCGCTCCGCGTCCGCAGGGCCAGGGCGGCGCCCGTCCGAGCCCGGGCGGCATGCCCCGCCCGCAGGGCGGCGCTCCGCGTCCCGGCGGTGCCCCCGGTGGTAACCGTCCGAACCCCGGCATGATGCCGCAACGCCCTGCTGCCGGTCCCCGTCCTGGTGGCGGTCCCGGTGGCGGCGGAGGCCGTGGTCCCGGTGGCGGCGGCGGTCGTCCCGGCGGTGCCGGTGCCGGTCGTCCCGGTGGTGGCGGCGGCTTCGCCGGCCGTCCTGCCGGTCCCGGTGGCGGTCGTCCCGGTGGCGGCGGCGGCTTCGCCGGTCGTCCCGGTGGCGGTGGCCCCGGTGGTGGCGGCGGCTTCGGTGGCGGCGGTGGCCGTCCCGGCTTCGGCGGACGTCCGGGTGGTCCCGGTGGCCGTGGTGGCACACAGGGCGCGTTCGGCCGTCCCGGCGGGCCTGCCCGTCGCGGTCGCAAGTCGAAGCGGCAGAGGCGCCAGGAGTACGAGGCCATGCAGGCCCCGTCGGTCGGCGGTGTGATGCTGCCTCGTGGCAACGGACAGTCCGTCCGTCTGTCGCGCGGTGCGTCCCTCACCGACTTCGCGGAGAAGATCAACGCCAACCCGGCGTCGCTCGTCGGCGTGATGATGAACCTCGGCGAGATGGTCACTGCCACGCAGTCCGTCTCCGACGAGACGCTGAAGATGCTCGCGGACGAGATGAACTTCGTCCTCGAGATCGTCAGCCCGGAGGAGGAGGACCGCGAGCTTCTCGAGTCCTTCGACATCGAGTTCGGTGAGGACGAGGGTGGCGAGGAGTTCCTCGTCGCGCGTCCGCCGGTCGTGACCGTCATGGGTCACGTCGACCACGGTAAGACCCGACTGCTCGACGCGATCCGCAAGACGAACGTCGTTGCGGGCGAGGCCGGCGGTATTACGCAGCACATCGGTGCGTACCAGGTCGGTACCGAGGTCAACGGCGAAGAGCGCAAGATCACCTTCATCGACACCCCCGGTCACGAGGCGTTCACCGCCATGCGTGCCCGTGGTGCGAAGTCCACCGACATCGCGATCCTCGTGGTGGCGGCGAACGACGGTGTGATGCCCCAGACGATCGAGGCGCTGAACCACGCCAAGGCGGCCGGTGTGCCGATCGTGGTCGCGGTCAACAAGATCGACGTCGAAGGCGCCGACCCCGTCAAGGTGCGCGGTCAGCTCACCGAGTTCGGTCTGGTGGCCGAGGAGTACGGCGGCGACACGATGTTCGTCGACATCTCCGCCAAGCAGGGTCTGCACATCGACTCCCTGCTGGAGGCCGTGGTCCTGACCGCGGACGCCTCGCTCGACCTGCGTGCCAACCCGGAGCAGGACGCACAGGGTATTGCGATCGAGGCCCACCTCGACCGCGGTCGCGGTGCTGTCGCCACTGTGCTCGTCCAGCGCGGAACGCTCCGCGTCGGTGACACGATGGTCGCCGGTGACGCGTACGGCCGTGTCCGGGCGATGCTCGACGACAACGGCAACAACGTCGAGGAAGCGGGTCCTGCGACCCCCGTCCTGGTCCTGGGTCTCACCAACGTCCCCGGCGCCGGCGACAACTTCCTGGTCGTCGACGAGGACCGCACCGCCCGTCAGATCGCCGAGAAGCGTGCCGCTCGTGAGCGGAACGCCAACTTCGCCCGCAAGGGTGTCCGGTTCTCCCTGGAGAACCTGGACGAGGCGCTCAAGGCCGGTCTGGTGCAGGAACTCAACCTCATCATCAAGGGCGACGCGTCCGGTTCGGTGGAGGCTCTCGAGTCCTCGCTGCTCCAGCTCGACGTCGGCGAAGAGGTCGACATCCGCGTCCTGCACCGTGGTGTGGGTGCGGTCACGGAGTCGGACATCGACCTGGCGATGGGCTCCGACGCCATCGTCATCGGCTTCAACGTCCGTGCGGCCGGCCGTGCTCAGCAGATGGCCGAGCGCGAGGGCGTCGACGTCCGCTACTACTCGGTGATCTACCAGGCCATCGAGGAGATCGAGGCGGCCCTGAAGGGTCTGCTCAAGCCGGAGTACGAAGAGGTCGAGCTCGGTACGGCGGAGATCCGCGAGATCTTCCGCTCGTCCAAGCTGGGCAACATCGCGGGTGTTCTCATCCGTTCCGGCGAGGTCAAGCGCAACACCAAGGCCCGGCTCATCCGCGACGGCAAGGTCATCGCGGAGGACCTCAACATCCAGGGTCTGCGCCGCTTCAAGGACGACGTCACCGAGATCCGCGAAGGCTTCGAGGGCGGTATCAACCTCGGAAACTTCAACGACATCAAGATCGACGACGTCATCGCGACGTACGAGATGCGCGAGAAGCCGCGAGGCTGA